The following proteins come from a genomic window of Streptomyces sp. Sge12:
- a CDS encoding transporter, whose product MTSPANPAAGPAATVTTSPTGSTGSTARAGSAGASSVAAVPLTRIFVRLKLSLLRNGLKGSSKRKAAYFSTLAFALVVGFFVTLGLALLHGNAHAGTVVVLLAAILALGWAFMPLFFPTGDETLDPSRLVMLPLRPRALVRALFASSLVGIGPLFTLCLAVGSVLAVARGAAGAVAAVVAAPLLVLGCVTLARAVATANVRLLSSRKGRDLAILSGLLIAVGGQLVNFASQRLFQAGGLTALEPVEAVVRWLPPATAVGMVDSVSEGAYGVAAAQLALTLAAVAALLWFWERTLTRLMVTPDGSTIAAARPTKDRGAGGPGSLLPDGRTGAAVQRTLRYAVRDPKTKASWVTALAIGMIIPVFNALQGTGSVYLACFGSSMLGMQMYNQFGQDTSAFWMVAQTISSTRDAYVELRARAVALALVTVPYTVLVTVVTAAVIGDWSTFPAATGLALALLGSMLCTGALASAHFPYSIPSDGAFKNVVPGQAGLAWAGILGGLLVSAVISAPVIALTIWLNVADHQDISWIVLPVGVAWGALAAWAGLRFAAPAVARKLPEILSAVSKG is encoded by the coding sequence ATGACCTCGCCCGCCAACCCGGCCGCCGGTCCGGCCGCCACCGTGACGACGTCCCCCACCGGGAGCACCGGAAGCACCGCGAGGGCCGGCAGCGCCGGTGCCTCTTCCGTCGCGGCGGTCCCGCTGACCCGGATCTTCGTCCGCCTCAAGCTGTCGCTGCTGCGCAACGGCCTCAAGGGCTCGTCGAAGCGCAAGGCCGCCTACTTCTCGACGCTCGCCTTCGCCCTCGTCGTCGGCTTCTTCGTGACGCTCGGCCTGGCCCTGCTGCACGGCAACGCCCACGCGGGCACCGTCGTCGTCCTGCTGGCCGCGATCCTGGCCCTCGGCTGGGCCTTCATGCCGCTGTTCTTCCCCACCGGGGACGAGACGCTCGACCCGAGCCGTCTGGTGATGCTGCCGCTGCGGCCCCGTGCGCTCGTACGGGCCCTGTTCGCCTCCTCGCTGGTCGGCATCGGGCCGCTGTTCACGCTGTGCCTGGCCGTGGGCTCCGTACTGGCCGTCGCGCGCGGCGCCGCCGGCGCGGTGGCCGCGGTGGTCGCCGCACCCCTGCTCGTCCTCGGCTGCGTGACCCTCGCACGGGCGGTGGCCACGGCCAACGTGCGGCTGCTGAGCAGCCGCAAGGGGCGTGACCTGGCCATCCTCAGCGGTCTGCTGATCGCCGTGGGCGGCCAGCTGGTCAACTTCGCCAGTCAGCGCCTGTTCCAGGCGGGCGGCCTCACCGCGCTGGAGCCCGTCGAGGCCGTGGTGCGCTGGCTGCCGCCGGCGACCGCCGTCGGCATGGTGGACTCCGTGAGCGAGGGCGCGTACGGGGTGGCGGCCGCCCAACTGGCCCTGACCCTGGCCGCCGTGGCCGCCCTCCTGTGGTTCTGGGAGCGGACCCTGACCCGGCTGATGGTCACCCCGGACGGCTCGACCATCGCGGCCGCCCGGCCGACGAAGGACCGCGGCGCGGGCGGCCCGGGATCCCTGCTGCCCGACGGCCGGACGGGTGCGGCCGTGCAGCGCACCCTGCGCTACGCCGTCCGCGACCCGAAGACCAAGGCCTCCTGGGTGACCGCACTGGCGATCGGCATGATCATCCCGGTCTTCAACGCCCTCCAGGGCACGGGGTCCGTCTACCTCGCCTGCTTCGGTTCCAGCATGCTCGGCATGCAGATGTACAACCAGTTCGGACAGGACACCTCGGCGTTCTGGATGGTCGCGCAGACCATCTCGTCGACGCGCGACGCCTATGTCGAACTGCGCGCGCGGGCCGTCGCACTGGCCCTGGTCACCGTCCCGTACACGGTCCTCGTCACCGTGGTCACGGCCGCCGTGATCGGCGACTGGTCGACCTTCCCCGCGGCGACGGGCCTGGCTCTGGCCCTGCTGGGCTCGATGCTCTGCACGGGGGCGCTGGCCTCGGCCCACTTCCCGTACTCCATCCCGTCGGACGGCGCCTTCAAGAACGTCGTCCCGGGCCAGGCCGGGCTCGCCTGGGCGGGCATCCTGGGCGGGCTGCTGGTCTCGGCGGTGATCTCCGCCCCGGTGATCGCCCTGACGATCTGGCTGAATGTGGCCGACCACCAGGACATCTCGTGGATCGTGCTGCCGGTGGGCGTGGCCTGGGGTGCCCTGGCCGCCTGGGCGGGCCTGCGGTTCGCGGCCCCGGCGGTGGCGCGCAAGCTCCCGGAGATCCTGTCGGCGGTCAGCAAGGGCTGA
- a CDS encoding ABC transporter ATP-binding protein, translating to MPDQGDATGGTNGTGGARSAPPAVRVEGLWKRFGDQVAVAGVDLELPAGRFIGLVGPNGAGKTTTLSMVTGLLRPDMGRVHVAGHDVWADPTEVKARIGVLPEGLRLFERLSGRELLGYMGRMRGLPGEETDKRATQLLEVLDLAGSQHKLVVDYSTGMRKKIGLAAALLHNPEVLFLDEPFEGVDPVSAQTIRGVLERYTASGATVIFSSHVMELVESLCDWVAVMAAGRIRAAGPLADVRGSAPSLQAAFLELVGAQGRHTAGDSLEWLGGGSGAGSR from the coding sequence ATGCCGGACCAGGGCGATGCGACGGGTGGGACGAACGGAACGGGTGGCGCGCGGTCCGCGCCGCCCGCCGTGCGGGTGGAAGGCCTGTGGAAGCGGTTCGGCGACCAGGTGGCCGTCGCCGGAGTCGATCTGGAACTGCCCGCGGGCCGGTTCATCGGCCTGGTCGGCCCGAACGGCGCGGGCAAGACGACCACGCTGTCGATGGTGACCGGGCTGCTGCGGCCGGACATGGGGCGGGTCCACGTCGCGGGGCACGACGTGTGGGCGGACCCGACCGAGGTGAAGGCGCGGATCGGCGTGCTGCCCGAGGGGCTGCGGCTCTTCGAGCGGCTGTCGGGGCGCGAACTGCTCGGCTACATGGGCCGGATGCGCGGACTGCCGGGCGAGGAGACCGACAAGCGGGCGACGCAGCTGCTGGAGGTCCTCGACCTGGCCGGCTCGCAGCACAAGCTGGTCGTGGACTACTCGACCGGCATGCGCAAGAAGATCGGCCTGGCAGCAGCGCTGCTGCACAACCCCGAAGTGCTCTTCCTGGACGAGCCGTTCGAGGGCGTCGACCCGGTGTCGGCGCAGACCATCCGCGGAGTGCTGGAGCGTTACACCGCCTCCGGCGCCACCGTCATCTTCTCCTCCCACGTGATGGAGCTCGTCGAGTCGTTGTGCGACTGGGTGGCCGTGATGGCCGCCGGACGGATCCGCGCCGCGGGCCCGCTCGCCGACGTACGGGGCTCCGCGCCCTCCTTGCAGGCCGCCTTCCTCGAACTGGTCGGCGCGCAGGGGCGGCACACGGCCGGGGACTCGCTGGAGTGGCTCGGCGGCGGTTCCGGGGCGGGATCGCGATGA
- a CDS encoding bifunctional DNA primase/polymerase produces MEETIGVTETAPIPKQRGEQLLDHAVRYAEERHWDVFAGTWLEPADGRELCSCGAADCPAPGAHPAVKDWAAQATGSAVQVRRIWAKHPQASILLPTGRTFDALDVPDSAGFLALARLERMERTLGPVTLTPDHRMLFFVLPGAGVKVPDLVRKLGWPPATIDLVARGEGEYVAAPPTRFGGRGSVQWARRPTPANRWLPDTEELIDALAYACGSEAAADRKRRQG; encoded by the coding sequence GTGGAAGAGACCATCGGAGTCACGGAGACCGCACCCATCCCCAAGCAGCGCGGCGAGCAGCTGCTGGACCATGCCGTGCGGTACGCGGAAGAACGGCACTGGGATGTCTTCGCCGGCACCTGGTTGGAGCCCGCAGACGGCCGCGAGTTGTGCTCCTGCGGGGCGGCGGACTGCCCGGCGCCCGGCGCGCACCCGGCGGTGAAGGACTGGGCGGCGCAGGCCACCGGCAGCGCGGTGCAGGTCCGGCGGATCTGGGCGAAGCACCCGCAGGCCTCGATCCTGCTGCCCACCGGCCGGACCTTCGACGCGCTGGACGTGCCCGACTCGGCCGGATTCCTCGCGCTGGCCCGGCTGGAGCGGATGGAGCGCACCCTCGGACCGGTCACCCTCACGCCCGACCACCGGATGCTGTTCTTCGTCCTGCCGGGCGCCGGAGTGAAGGTGCCCGACCTCGTGCGCAAGCTGGGCTGGCCGCCGGCCACGATCGACCTGGTCGCGCGCGGCGAGGGCGAGTACGTGGCGGCGCCGCCCACCCGCTTCGGCGGGCGCGGCTCGGTCCAGTGGGCGAGGCGGCCCACGCCCGCCAACCGCTGGCTGCCGGACACGGAGGAGCTGATCGACGCGCTCGCGTACGCCTGCGGGAGCGAGGCCGCGGCGGACCGCAAGCGGCGCCAGGGCTGA